One region of Psychrobacter sp. DAB_AL43B genomic DNA includes:
- a CDS encoding PLP-dependent aminotransferase family protein, with product MVETYTLNPNLTKTAAVAEWLQQRIDWQIYLPNQRVPSVRKLAKLLDISSFTVVQAYEQLVATNVLTAKASSGYYVNAMTSLNHQNNNEKTAAKCPVIDTRWLLQVFNNTPHHRSPGSGTLPNSWVRNDKMEWAIRQVTQQADDFIYNYGSIQGYLPLRQQFVQHLNTLGMQTHAENVITTAGVSQAVTMIGRLLTQIGDTVLVDAPGWYWLTSCLQQQGLNVIAVERDHQGPNIEKMERMFATYRPKLYLTNSVLHNPTSYNLHPARAHQVLNLIHKYDAYIFEDDLYAAFVPNNQTLRYASLDQFERVFYAAGFSKSMASGWRVGMLVCPEKFIDDVIRIKILSNSNTPEFGERVVHRLWTHGEYRRQIKKVQQQLYAGHERLRKALPKIGLIYPEHTQAGMFVWVDTGQDTGELALDAYKEGWLVAPGHLFHPDANASTHLRLNVSTTSDEFLAWLGDYLDN from the coding sequence ATGGTCGAAACTTATACTCTCAATCCCAACTTGACCAAAACTGCCGCTGTCGCTGAATGGCTACAGCAGCGTATTGACTGGCAGATTTACCTGCCCAATCAGCGCGTGCCCTCGGTGCGAAAGTTAGCAAAACTATTAGATATATCAAGCTTTACCGTAGTGCAAGCATACGAGCAACTGGTGGCCACCAATGTATTAACGGCTAAAGCTAGCTCTGGCTACTACGTCAATGCGATGACAAGCTTGAACCATCAAAATAATAATGAGAAAACAGCTGCTAAATGTCCAGTCATAGACACACGTTGGTTGTTACAAGTCTTTAATAACACCCCGCACCACCGCTCACCAGGATCAGGAACCTTGCCAAATAGCTGGGTGCGCAATGACAAAATGGAATGGGCAATACGGCAGGTTACTCAGCAAGCTGATGACTTTATTTATAACTATGGAAGTATCCAAGGTTATTTGCCATTACGTCAGCAATTCGTGCAGCATTTAAATACATTAGGGATGCAAACTCATGCTGAGAATGTCATCACTACAGCAGGTGTGTCGCAAGCCGTGACCATGATCGGGCGGCTGCTGACCCAAATTGGCGATACTGTATTGGTCGATGCACCCGGTTGGTACTGGCTAACCAGCTGCTTACAACAACAAGGCTTGAATGTCATCGCTGTTGAGCGCGACCATCAAGGTCCTAACATTGAGAAAATGGAAAGGATGTTTGCCACGTATCGCCCTAAGTTATACCTAACTAATAGCGTGCTACATAATCCAACCTCTTATAACTTGCATCCTGCACGCGCCCATCAAGTACTCAATTTAATCCATAAATATGATGCTTATATTTTCGAAGATGACTTATATGCCGCCTTTGTACCGAATAATCAGACACTACGCTACGCAAGTCTAGATCAGTTTGAACGAGTGTTCTATGCAGCAGGATTTTCAAAGTCAATGGCATCAGGCTGGCGCGTGGGAATGCTCGTATGCCCTGAAAAATTTATTGATGACGTAATACGAATAAAGATATTAAGTAACTCAAATACGCCAGAATTTGGTGAGCGCGTCGTTCATCGATTATGGACACATGGCGAGTATCGTCGGCAAATTAAAAAGGTTCAGCAGCAGTTATATGCCGGACATGAAAGACTGCGTAAAGCACTACCAAAGATTGGACTTATCTATCCTGAGCATACACAGGCAGGCATGTTTGTCTGGGTGGATACGGGTCAAGATACCGGAGAGTTGGCACTGGATGCTTACAAAGAAGGCTGGTTGGTTGCGCCAGGGCATCTGTTTCATCCAGACGCTAATGCCTCAACGCATTTGCGATTAAATGTATCAACAACCAGTGATGAGTTTTTGGCTTGGTTAGGGGATTATTTAGATAATTAA
- a CDS encoding LysE family translocator, translating into MSIPESFEGSIAALALFMLVNSVTPGPNNLMLLHGSIKCGFWACRWHMFGITVGVTIMLWLSYWGMAALIISFPAVMLIIKILGTLYLLWLTYQMAKTDFIAVVNDALKHEQQKANEVTIKIKKRFGELPLSFGQALLFQWLNPKAWTMTVVAPSLAMFHAGKPWLDNYALLAMCAIINLLSISCWAAGGHWLRKLVHLPRVMRVIHILIVLMTLYCTLTLWL; encoded by the coding sequence ATGAGCATACCCGAGAGCTTTGAAGGTAGTATAGCGGCACTAGCACTTTTTATGCTGGTCAATTCAGTCACGCCAGGACCCAATAACTTAATGCTATTGCACGGCAGTATTAAGTGCGGTTTTTGGGCGTGTCGTTGGCACATGTTTGGTATTACTGTTGGCGTCACGATTATGCTTTGGTTGAGCTATTGGGGCATGGCAGCCTTAATCATCAGCTTCCCCGCTGTCATGCTCATCATAAAGATATTGGGCACACTGTATCTGTTATGGCTCACTTATCAGATGGCTAAAACTGACTTTATCGCTGTCGTTAATGACGCCCTAAAGCATGAGCAACAGAAAGCGAATGAAGTCACTATTAAGATAAAGAAACGCTTTGGAGAGTTACCGCTAAGTTTTGGACAAGCGTTACTGTTTCAATGGCTCAATCCAAAAGCATGGACAATGACGGTAGTTGCACCCAGTCTAGCGATGTTCCATGCCGGCAAGCCTTGGCTAGACAATTATGCATTGCTTGCTATGTGCGCGATCATCAATCTGCTATCCATCAGCTGCTGGGCGGCAGGTGGACATTGGCTGCGAAAGCTAGTGCATCTACCACGAGTCATGCGCGTTATTCATATTTTGATTGTACTTATGACGCTATATTGTACCCTAACACTTTGGTTATAG
- a CDS encoding DUF1345 domain-containing protein, translated as MALLPNAFFSHWRLLGSLLSGALIGLIIAAIWPISFSTGFIVGWDSGILIYIVSIIVMMRANTIHSHLTQDHEGKLIILSLISIASLICLLAIVKQTQIGKDYQGIARILTIVLTVSTIFITWLMIQVTFAMQYAYLYFSEQRRGVASPFMFPEAMMAGEGYSENHTRAFSAKFEDFFYCAVAIGTSGQTADIAFTSKSGRKLATLHSVIAFVFNLVIISLLINIIASYI; from the coding sequence ATGGCACTATTACCAAACGCGTTTTTCAGTCATTGGCGCTTGCTTGGAAGCTTACTAAGCGGCGCACTTATTGGCCTAATAATAGCTGCAATATGGCCTATCTCTTTTAGTACTGGCTTTATTGTCGGTTGGGATAGTGGTATTTTAATCTATATTGTCAGTATTATTGTTATGATGCGTGCTAACACCATTCATAGTCATCTGACCCAAGACCATGAAGGTAAGCTGATTATCTTAAGCCTCATTAGTATCGCAAGTTTGATTTGTTTACTGGCTATTGTAAAGCAAACTCAGATTGGTAAAGACTATCAGGGTATAGCGCGTATTTTAACTATTGTGCTTACTGTGAGTACTATTTTTATTACGTGGCTGATGATACAAGTTACCTTTGCTATGCAATACGCTTATCTATATTTCTCTGAACAACGTAGAGGGGTAGCGTCGCCTTTTATGTTTCCTGAAGCTATGATGGCAGGTGAGGGCTACAGTGAAAATCATACAAGGGCATTCAGTGCTAAATTTGAAGACTTTTTTTATTGCGCAGTTGCTATTGGTACTTCAGGTCAGACCGCCGATATTGCTTTTACCTCAAAATCGGGTAGAAAGCTTGCTACTTTGCATAGCGTTATCGCCTTTGTGTTCAATTTGGTTATCATCTCTTTATTAATTAACATTATAGCCAGTTATATATAA
- a CDS encoding HPP family protein: MSLPTSPFAQPRNVIGGHVIATFTGLVFMTLFGIHWWSMASAVGTAIALMLLFRMPHPPAGSNPLIVMLGAVNWSFLITPTLLGSIVLVVVALIYNNLGKNKQYPTYWW, encoded by the coding sequence TTGTCATTACCTACTAGCCCTTTTGCGCAGCCAAGAAACGTCATAGGCGGGCATGTTATTGCGACTTTTACAGGATTGGTATTTATGACATTATTTGGTATTCACTGGTGGAGTATGGCAAGCGCTGTAGGCACCGCCATTGCACTGATGCTTCTATTTAGAATGCCGCACCCGCCTGCCGGCTCCAACCCTTTGATAGTCATGCTGGGCGCGGTAAATTGGAGTTTTTTAATAACACCTACCCTGCTCGGTTCAATCGTTTTGGTCGTGGTAGCACTGATTTATAACAATCTAGGTAAGAATAAGCAGTATCCAACGTATTGGTGGTAA
- a CDS encoding EamA family transporter, which translates to MNPIHIALAVLVAFIWGVNFTFIAWALESFPPLMLTALRFFFTAVPLVLFLKPPKFNRTLFIYAIGTFVMQYAFVFTAMHLGASAGLTALLLQVQIFITVLLAYVILGEKVNRMQIIGMLVGVLGLGVIALNLGGDMPLIGFVCILIAAIGWSFGNIASKQVSTQAMVKTMQQDARLHTGSPTNSKNKASALSALALVAWGGLIACVILTLSSLIFESAAWQVATFTQASIKSWLSLGFIVYISTLLGFGLWAHLLSQNTASKIVPFALLVPVFGMIASVLLLGEVVTWWKMLAMLLILSGLVLANMKIGLGRKATHN; encoded by the coding sequence ATGAACCCAATCCACATCGCCTTAGCCGTATTGGTTGCCTTTATTTGGGGTGTGAACTTTACCTTTATTGCATGGGCGCTCGAAAGCTTTCCACCACTCATGCTCACCGCCCTACGTTTTTTCTTTACTGCTGTGCCACTGGTTTTATTTCTCAAGCCACCTAAGTTTAACCGTACGCTATTTATCTATGCCATTGGTACGTTTGTCATGCAGTATGCTTTTGTATTTACTGCTATGCACTTGGGTGCATCAGCAGGGTTAACAGCGCTATTACTACAAGTTCAGATATTTATCACGGTATTACTGGCATATGTCATATTAGGTGAGAAAGTGAATCGTATGCAGATCATCGGTATGTTAGTTGGTGTGCTTGGACTGGGCGTGATTGCACTAAACCTTGGCGGTGATATGCCTTTAATTGGGTTTGTCTGTATCTTGATTGCGGCAATCGGTTGGAGCTTTGGCAACATTGCCTCAAAGCAGGTATCAACGCAAGCAATGGTAAAGACGATGCAGCAAGACGCTCGCCTGCATACTGGTTCACCTACTAACAGCAAGAATAAAGCTTCAGCACTGTCTGCGTTGGCACTGGTGGCATGGGGCGGTCTGATCGCTTGTGTGATTTTGACTCTATCGTCTCTTATATTTGAGAGCGCTGCGTGGCAGGTGGCGACGTTTACGCAAGCATCAATTAAGTCTTGGCTGTCGCTTGGATTCATCGTGTACATCTCAACCCTTCTTGGATTTGGACTTTGGGCACATCTGCTTAGTCAAAATACTGCTTCCAAGATTGTGCCATTTGCTCTATTAGTGCCGGTATTCGGTATGATAGCTTCAGTGCTGCTCTTAGGGGAAGTAGTGACGTGGTGGAAGATGTTGGCAATGCTATTGATCTTGTCAGGACTGGTATTAGCAAATATGAAGATTGGGCTTGGGAGAAAAGCAACTCATAATTAG
- a CDS encoding exodeoxyribonuclease V subunit gamma — protein MFTIIQSHRTERLVEQLLDAYQSKNLPIFEEFIVIVPSMVLGDWLDKSIASQAGISTLVTTKFWGQYQWTLMQKVLAEHNVWLESNQRTQEIVTVPEVAVLTGAVMQWRLFGYFTYYQAQIMADDKHPLYPLLSALLDEEADRSQQDIRLWSLATDFSRVFSRYLTHREDWLTLWSDNKPVDVELLVAEKDKLTLEFDKHAGKTPEWLVAHYTELEFAQRHLWRLLFASVYEHRASIEARFWQIMAQDKAESGVDIQAILPTQLHIFTIQQLPQNELNFLQRLSTYLDITLLHYNPSQLFWADIVDKQWLQRQQVINPESVFLRDYGHTLLSRLGKQSRETFAMLASLSGNEDKNGFKLNWQDKFDVGYQQIPETESESEHPLSLLANLQQDVLMLDESATPQTTAGRLSAALSKQMQMDSSNNDVSEENSLSENNDSDLWYSDVTLKGKRYEQSRQWQLSQYDNSLSIHSCHNLQRQLEVLRGMIGRWLNESNEDGSTRHLSDIVVLLPDVDRHHELINSVFVNGEGQDGLTLPAKVTGVVDKSIRQLWEAIRGFYGLLGSDSARFEAAEVFDWLMLPPLYESLGLTHEQMSRACDLLEQAGFVRGFDEAHLQQTLDTQDYDYRFSFAHALDKIALGLVMPEAGISDCLYPDHWQDNTLAEKTIPMSAISLADAAIVEALCRVYSGLHHCRYEFQARHNAENWLNNIENHIIHPYFGALDQTRPMRAIFNAMNGFKSSLRANRHYQRYHADNDSQSSTMTDDASHSSMSLQLEASQVESKLSQVSNLPLKLSFMLDSIEDELESQQVSAEPTGVITFGRFGALRNVPFGLVVMLNMDLSEFPNRDRDNRYDLMKSGLARRGDRFSEDDDNGAFLDALLCARNACWIFYNGQRLTDTHEHLPANPVSELLQFLQGEVQWQWDPLKTEQIKTKSLMSVDSDVDSDDQSALAAQVQRYLPKLIEQWLVTRHPALPFAQEIFMQSNTESVDSASLMTSQDDGQVLMNLLARAMQKEKLYQQSTNAPARVWHEVFERLHSQNDPHLNPVKVNLPSKEDYTNIARRILLNNLSNGLLDIEAVNNEAVQGVDERFDISQVDMQHLYYQVRHPAKHFLREQQVHVVLAEDEMAHQEPLSLSGLSAYQVNAQLLDELNKDIDINNTSASNQATKCISNLLYDPIMPAGVARQSTLQYQQLKLQQQCQEFVEQLAALGIDTHCHTNDSARDQASKNASALLTPCAETMITVDTPDINLQGQLQIKGVVPVVANIVTQSSDKSLAESSSPELWLNILPNSARTQYLLRFWLAHIYWQVARRTTDAQVAAGDGRSIWRFNKGSDEYKFSKNDSTFELAPIAYNDALAELIKWIRFAQVAASTPIILLPVYALNYLHKLSKEPDYQPKHSDFESWLWPTYNSDTIYDSCSQHELWQYILYKQDAFAKLKDALPVLAQPLFGAMDKALIAL, from the coding sequence ATGTTTACCATTATTCAGTCGCACCGTACCGAACGCTTAGTTGAGCAATTACTTGACGCTTATCAGTCTAAAAACCTACCTATCTTTGAAGAGTTCATTGTCATCGTGCCATCGATGGTGCTGGGTGATTGGCTGGATAAGTCGATTGCCAGTCAGGCGGGCATCAGTACTTTAGTTACGACTAAGTTTTGGGGACAGTATCAATGGACGTTGATGCAAAAGGTCTTGGCTGAGCACAATGTCTGGTTAGAGTCCAATCAGCGAACGCAAGAGATTGTGACGGTGCCAGAAGTGGCAGTGTTAACCGGCGCGGTGATGCAATGGCGTCTATTTGGTTACTTTACTTATTACCAAGCACAGATTATGGCAGATGATAAGCATCCTTTGTATCCGCTGCTATCAGCGTTATTGGATGAAGAAGCAGATCGCAGTCAGCAAGACATACGGCTATGGTCGTTGGCGACGGATTTTTCGCGGGTATTTAGTCGTTATCTGACTCATCGTGAGGACTGGTTAACACTATGGTCTGATAATAAGCCTGTCGATGTAGAGTTGCTCGTGGCTGAAAAAGATAAGCTGACGCTAGAATTCGATAAGCATGCTGGCAAGACACCTGAGTGGTTGGTTGCGCATTATACGGAGCTGGAGTTTGCCCAGCGACATTTATGGCGTTTGTTATTTGCCTCAGTATACGAGCATCGCGCGTCTATTGAGGCACGATTTTGGCAGATTATGGCGCAAGATAAAGCCGAGAGCGGTGTAGATATCCAAGCGATATTACCAACGCAACTGCATATTTTCACCATTCAGCAATTACCACAAAATGAGCTTAATTTTTTACAGCGTTTATCGACATACCTTGATATCACCTTATTACATTACAATCCATCGCAGTTGTTTTGGGCGGATATTGTTGACAAACAGTGGCTACAGCGTCAGCAAGTGATTAACCCTGAAAGCGTGTTTTTACGTGATTACGGCCATACGCTATTGTCACGCTTGGGGAAGCAGTCGCGTGAGACCTTTGCCATGCTGGCAAGTTTATCTGGTAATGAAGATAAAAATGGCTTTAAGTTAAATTGGCAAGATAAATTTGATGTTGGTTATCAGCAAATACCTGAAACAGAATCAGAATCCGAGCACCCGCTAAGTTTGCTGGCGAATTTACAGCAAGATGTGTTGATGCTGGATGAGAGCGCCACGCCGCAAACCACCGCTGGAAGATTAAGTGCTGCGCTTAGTAAGCAAATGCAAATGGATTCGAGTAATAATGACGTCAGTGAGGAAAATAGCCTAAGTGAAAATAATGATTCTGATTTATGGTATAGCGACGTCACCCTAAAAGGCAAACGCTACGAGCAATCACGCCAATGGCAATTGTCGCAATATGATAATAGCCTAAGTATTCACTCCTGCCATAACCTTCAACGTCAACTTGAAGTATTACGCGGCATGATTGGGCGCTGGTTAAACGAGTCAAATGAAGACGGTAGCACGCGTCATTTGTCCGATATCGTTGTATTACTACCGGATGTCGATCGTCATCATGAGCTGATTAATTCAGTATTTGTCAATGGAGAAGGGCAGGACGGTCTGACGCTACCGGCAAAAGTCACCGGCGTCGTCGATAAATCCATTCGACAGCTATGGGAAGCGATACGTGGTTTTTATGGCTTATTAGGGAGTGATAGCGCCCGCTTTGAAGCGGCTGAAGTATTTGATTGGCTGATGCTGCCACCACTGTATGAGAGCCTTGGCTTAACGCATGAGCAGATGAGCCGTGCGTGTGACTTATTGGAACAAGCAGGGTTTGTACGTGGTTTTGATGAAGCGCATTTGCAGCAAACGCTTGATACACAAGACTACGATTACCGGTTTAGCTTTGCCCATGCACTGGATAAGATAGCGCTAGGTTTGGTCATGCCTGAAGCTGGTATCAGTGATTGCTTATATCCTGATCATTGGCAAGATAATACGTTAGCCGAAAAAACGATACCTATGTCGGCGATTAGTTTGGCGGATGCAGCGATTGTTGAAGCACTATGCCGTGTGTATAGTGGATTACATCATTGCCGTTACGAGTTTCAAGCTCGTCATAATGCTGAGAATTGGCTCAATAATATTGAAAATCATATCATTCATCCGTATTTTGGCGCACTTGATCAAACGCGTCCGATGCGCGCTATTTTTAATGCCATGAACGGCTTTAAGAGTAGTTTGCGTGCCAACCGTCATTATCAGCGTTACCATGCTGATAATGATAGCCAGTCGAGTACGATGACAGATGATGCTTCCCATTCCTCAATGTCGCTACAGCTTGAAGCCAGCCAAGTTGAGTCAAAGTTATCACAAGTTAGTAATCTACCCTTAAAGCTCAGCTTTATGCTTGATAGTATCGAAGATGAGCTTGAGAGCCAGCAAGTCAGTGCCGAGCCGACTGGTGTGATTACCTTTGGACGTTTTGGCGCACTACGTAACGTACCGTTTGGCTTGGTCGTCATGCTCAATATGGATTTGTCCGAGTTCCCCAACCGTGACCGTGACAACCGTTATGACTTGATGAAATCTGGGCTGGCACGACGCGGTGATAGATTTAGTGAAGATGATGATAATGGCGCGTTTTTAGATGCGCTGCTCTGTGCTCGTAATGCTTGCTGGATTTTTTATAATGGTCAGCGTCTCACCGATACTCATGAGCATCTGCCAGCCAATCCGGTAAGTGAGTTATTGCAGTTCCTACAAGGTGAAGTGCAGTGGCAGTGGGATCCTTTAAAAACTGAGCAGATTAAAACTAAATCGTTGATGAGTGTTGATAGTGATGTTGATAGTGATGACCAATCAGCATTGGCCGCGCAAGTGCAGCGTTATTTGCCTAAGCTTATCGAGCAATGGCTAGTGACCCGTCATCCCGCGCTACCATTTGCGCAAGAAATTTTTATGCAGTCAAATACTGAATCCGTTGACTCAGCTAGCTTAATGACCAGTCAGGATGATGGACAAGTGCTGATGAACTTACTTGCGCGTGCCATGCAAAAAGAAAAGCTGTACCAGCAAAGCACCAATGCACCAGCGCGAGTTTGGCACGAGGTCTTTGAGCGCTTGCATTCTCAAAACGACCCTCATTTAAATCCTGTTAAAGTTAATCTGCCTAGCAAGGAAGACTATACCAATATTGCTCGGCGCATTTTATTAAATAATTTATCAAATGGCTTATTAGATATTGAAGCTGTGAATAATGAGGCCGTGCAAGGCGTGGATGAGCGCTTTGATATCAGCCAAGTGGATATGCAACATCTGTACTACCAAGTACGTCACCCTGCCAAGCATTTTTTACGAGAGCAGCAAGTACATGTTGTATTAGCTGAGGATGAGATGGCACACCAAGAGCCTTTGTCGTTATCTGGTTTAAGTGCCTATCAGGTGAATGCGCAGCTACTTGATGAGTTAAATAAAGATATCGATATTAATAATACCAGCGCGAGCAACCAAGCTACTAAATGCATAAGCAATTTGCTATACGATCCCATCATGCCAGCAGGTGTGGCACGGCAATCAACGCTGCAATATCAGCAGCTTAAGCTACAGCAGCAATGTCAGGAGTTCGTGGAACAGTTAGCAGCATTGGGTATTGATACTCATTGCCACACTAATGACAGTGCTCGTGATCAAGCCAGTAAAAATGCTAGTGCTCTGCTAACTCCTTGTGCTGAGACCATGATTACGGTTGATACCCCTGATATAAACCTTCAAGGTCAATTGCAGATTAAAGGCGTGGTGCCAGTTGTCGCTAATATTGTCACTCAAAGCTCAGACAAGTCGTTAGCTGAGTCATCCTCACCTGAGCTGTGGTTAAATATATTACCCAATAGTGCGCGGACACAGTATTTACTGCGTTTTTGGTTGGCGCATATTTATTGGCAGGTCGCAAGGCGTACCACTGATGCGCAAGTGGCTGCTGGTGACGGTAGAAGTATCTGGCGCTTTAATAAAGGGAGTGATGAGTATAAATTCTCTAAAAATGACAGTACCTTTGAGCTTGCACCAATCGCTTATAACGATGCGCTGGCAGAGCTAATCAAATGGATCAGATTTGCACAAGTTGCCGCTAGTACACCAATAATCCTATTACCGGTGTATGCGCTTAATTATTTACATAAACTGAGCAAAGAACCCGATTATCAACCCAAGCACAGTGATTTTGAAAGCTGGTTATGGCCAACTTATAACAGCGATACTATCTATGACAGCTGCTCACAGCATGAGCTATGGCAATATATTCTTTATAAACAAGATGCCTTTGCCAAGTTAAAGGACGCCTTGCCTGTATTAGCGCAGCCTTTATTTGGGGCGATGGATAAAGCTTTAATAGCGCTGTAA